A section of the Oryzias latipes chromosome 8, ASM223467v1 genome encodes:
- the LOC101161639 gene encoding transcriptional repressor CTCFL, whose translation MELSRLLSTNSALAEKSAALGDDHITRHENKAGDYVQNVAADFPQQMDTTEEHKQDIAEEPQQLSVDDSNGGLSFDQNRELVAVGPEEAAVQLLLFNNTEETFSVHIIPVEEEDDDDVQFVQETQQEPAKNTSAALNNDNQLPLDINSAENVTTNDDAGVLCVETTKTNADKFPCKICFRTFFHMGTLTRHMKSHKSNFCNICKQHFPQQMKLDSHSCVLPPSLKQAASVAKCAGRRLTTRQISGFIM comes from the exons TCTGCAGCATTGGGGGATGATCACATTACCAGACATGAGAACAAAGCAGGGGATTACGTGCAAAATGTTGCCGCCGACTTTCCGCAGCAGATGGACACCACTGAAG AACATAAGCAAGACATAGCTGAGGAACCACAACAGCTTTCCGTGGATGACAGCAATGGCGGCTTATCATTTGACCAAAACAGAGAGCTGGTTGCAGTTGGTCCTGAAGAAGCAGCTGTGCAGTTATTGCTCTTCAACAATACAGAAGAGACCTTCAGCGTTCACATCATTCCAGTTGAAGAAGAAGATGACGACGATGTCCAGTTTGTTCAAGAAACGCAGCAAGAACCAGCAAAAAACACTTCTGCTGCACTCAATAACGACAACCAGCTGCCCTTAGATATCAACAGCGCTGAAAACGTTACGACCAATGATGATGCTGGTGTGCTGTGTGTAGAAACCACCAAGACAAATGCAGACAAGTTTCCTTGTAAAATATGTTTCAGAACCTTCTTTCACATGGGAACTCTTACTCGCCACATGAAGTCACATAAATCTAACTTCTGCAATATTTGCAAGCAGCATTTTCCTCAACAAATGAAGCTGGACTCTCACAGTTGTGTGCTGCCGCCTTCTCTCAAACAAGCAGCAAGTGTTGCAAAGTGTGCGGGAAGACGTTTAACCACCCGTCAGATCTCAGGGTTCATTATGTAG
- the LOC101161156 gene encoding zinc finger protein 32 translates to MSSAFSFQAQLVSIMDALSKTAVTEISKLVEIESKMLKIEISRGRNEIASLTEKLQLMEKLLHMAQGNNIKEVVLLPTAVRDLPCLASNSTKPVTKSMADPSETVGEKRSSSPVMIQRLFHSEEQTATESEKELPKLRVIKEEPPDLDNSYTDQNQTAVNGVEAFTDIQKSPDVRQNPKPTAEHHQPVFTSDLVTLSQQSLPKPWSSETHWSSQFPAAKTNPGESAAQNVPVQSVASQSINVLRNTKLHNYRNSVAKRFGCLHCGKSFRCFSQLEIHQRSHTGEKPFRCTLCGKRYAQKGHLYTHQRTHTGEKPYRCLVCGKGFIQKCTLDMHQRTHTGEKPFVCGKCGKGFTKNCNLKKHLSVHLDPCLNFYENALSGEFLNGTS, encoded by the exons ATGTCGTCGGCGTTTTCTTTCCAGGCACAGCTAGTGTCCATCATGGACGCTTTATCCAAAACAGCTGTAACAGAAATTAGCAAACTGGTGGAGATCGAATCGAAAATGCTGAAAATAGAGATCTCTCGAGGACGAAACGAGATTGCCTCCCTCACTGAGAAACTGCAGCTGATGGAGAAGTTGCTCCACATGGCGCAAGGGAACAACATAAAGGAGGTGGTGTTGTTACCGACAGCAGTAAGGGACCTTCCATGTTTGGCCTCCAATAGCACAAAACCAGTTACAAAAAG tatggCGGATCCCAGTGAAACtgtaggggaaaaaagaagttcttcCCCTGTGATGATACAACGTTTGTTTCACAGTGAAGagcaaacagcaactgaa TCAGAGAAAGAACTACCCAAACTGAGAGTGATAAAGGAGGAGCCACCAGATTTGGATAACAGTTACACTGATCAGAACCAAACTGCTGTAAACG GAGTGGAAGCTTTTACAGACATCCAAAAGAGTCCAGATGTGAGGCAGAATCCCAAACCCACTGCAGAACACCACCAACCGGTTTTTACCAGTGACCTTGTGACTCTAAGCCAGCAGTCTCTCCCAAAACCATGGAGCAGTGAAACCCATTGGAGTTCACAATTTCCAGCAGCAAAGACTAATCCAGGGGAAAGTGCAGCTCAAAATGTTCCAGTTCAAAGTGTTGCTTCTCAAAGCATTAATGTTCTAAGGAATACAAAACTTCACAATTACCGGAACTCGGTTGCAAAGCGGTTTGGGTGCTTGCACTGTGGTAAGAGTTTCAGATGTTTCAGTCAGCTTGAAATCCACCAGAGAAgccacacaggagaaaagccatTCAGATGCACCTTGTGTGGAAAGCGGTATGCCCAAAAAGGGCATCTGTACACACACCAGCGCACACACACTGGTGAGAAGCCTTATCGCTGTTTGGTTTGTGGAAAGGGCTTCATTCAGAAATGTACCCTTGATATGCATCAGCGCACTCACACTGGGgaaaaaccttttgtttgtgGCAAGTGTGGCAAAGGTTTTACAAAGAATTGTAATTTAAAGAAACATCTCTCAGTTCATTTAGATCCTTGTTTGAATTTCTATGAGAATGCATTGAGTGGAGAATTCCTTAATGGAACTTCTTAA
- the LOC101164895 gene encoding zinc finger protein 157 — MMCDTTNRSFRTQLAVILDKLTKAALVEISNLADECSSVLRTEISLHKTENEALKKRCYSLEVQLSAAREAQTYPADANSGVSCRQPTDQQHCAPAIEGVFGKDWCMDLWREERLPPQRRPPMDVGLMAGTDPQAIDMMAREPDLIFVKEETYDDHPISQQLRHTGCRKIAGMCEDDGMLHRAVTEMQLSSGEQTNFPMTSESQMQQRTQAPIIDKLLDDATMSTLVDHHNLPSATLEHSDYTNSIHMNSTKEFTLQPKPLKTTKRFECLFCGKIFNYLSSLKVHIRRHSGEKPFSCSVCGKRFAQKTYLKLHQRVHSGEKPYSCPSCGKSFSQKSSLNIHLRTHTGEKPYSCVDCGKCYAYKYGLNHHQCFNWLVKPEAFERGGVGLDQSSSACANITI, encoded by the exons ATGATGTGCGACACCACCAACCGGAGCTTCCGAACGCAGCTCGCCGTGATTCTGGACAAGTTAACGAAGGCGGCTTTGGTTGAAATCAGCAATCTGGCGGATGAATGCTCTTCCGTCCTTCGCACCGAGATTTCCCTGCACAAGACGGAGAACGAGGCTCTGAAGAAGAGATGTTACTCACTGGAAGTGCAGCTCAGTGCCGCAAGGGAGGCGCAGACCTACCCTGCAGACGCCAACAGCGGTGTCAGCTGCAGGCAACCTACAG ATCAGCAGCACTGTGCTCCAGCCATTGAAGGAGTGTTTGGGAAAGACTGGTGCATGGACCTCTGGAGAGAAGAAAGGCTTCCACCTCAAAGAAGACCACCTATGGATGTTGGTCTTATGGCAGGCACAGACCCACAG GCAATTGACATGATGGCAAGGGAGCCCGACCTCATCTTTGTCAAGGAGGAAACATATGATGATCATCCTATCAGTCAACAGCTGAGGCACACTGGGTGCAGAAAAA TTGCGGGCATGTGCGAAGATGACGGCATGCTTCATAGAGCTGTCACCGAAATGCAGCTTTCCTCCGGAGAACAAACCAACTTCCCCATGACATCTGAAAGTCAGATGCAACAACGCACCCAGGCACCAATCATAGACAAGCTACTCGACGATGCAACAATGAGCACGCTGGTTGACCACCACAATCTACCCTCAGCCACCCTGGAACACTCGGACTACACAAACAGCATCCACATGAACTCAACCAAAGAGTTCACTCTACAGCCGAAACCTCTGAAAACAACAAAGCGCTTTGAGTGTTTGTTCTGTGGAAAAATCTTCAACTACCTGAGTAGTCTGAAAGTCCACATTAGGCGACACTCTGGTGAAAAGCCTTTCAGCTGCTCTGTGTGTGGGAAACGCTTTGCTCAAAAGACGTACCTAAAATTGCACCAGCGTGTGCATTCTGGGGAAAAGCCTTACAGCTGCCCCAGCTGCGGCAAaagtttttcacagaaaagctCTCTTAACATCCACCTTCGAACACACACTGGTGAAAAACCTTACAGCTGTGTGGACTGTGGCAAATGTTATGCTTATAAATACGGTTTGAATCATCACCAATGCTTCAATTGGCTGGTCAAACCAGAGGCATTTGAAAGAGGTGGCGTTGGTCTTGATCAGAGCAGTTCAGCATGTGCCAACATAACTATTTAA